In Spinacia oleracea cultivar Varoflay chromosome 5, BTI_SOV_V1, whole genome shotgun sequence, a single window of DNA contains:
- the LOC110776535 gene encoding histone deacetylase 8 — protein MAEVEKIDVFWEEGMLKHDMGRGVFDTGEDPGFIDVLEKHPENGDRIRNMLSILKRGPISPYISWHQGRPASISELLSFHSPEYIQELEEADKAGGKMICSATFLNPGSWEAALLAAGTTLSAMKYILDGHGNIVYALVRPPGHHAQPTHGDGYCFLNNAGLAIQLALGSGRTKVAVIDIDVHYGNGTAEGFYNSNEVLTISLHMNHGSWGPSHPQSGSIDELGEGEGLGYNINIPLPNGTGDHGYMYAVEELIVPAVQNFEPDMIILIAGQDSSAFDPNGRQCLSMDGYRAIGRIVGDLAKTHCNGQLLIVQEGGYHVTYSAYCLHATLEGVLNLQSPLLSDPLDHYPEDEELTEKVVDSMKKYYETNVPFLKEITKEQN, from the exons ATGGCGGAAGTAGAGAAAATCGACGTGTTCTGGGAGGAGGGGATGTTAAAGCATGATATGGGTCGGGGGGTGTTCGATACCGGGGAAGACCCGGGATTCATAGACGTTCTCGAAAAGCACCCTGAAAATGGAGATAGGATCCGGAACATGCTTTCTATCCTAAAACGGGGCCCCATTTCACCTTACATTTCATGGCATCAAGGAAGACCTGCTTCCATTTCTGAGCTCCTTTCTTTCCACTCTCCAG AATATATCCAGGAATTGGAAGAAGCAGATAAAGCTGGAGGGAAGATGATCTGTTCTGCAACATTTCTAAACCCTGGCTCTTGGGAAGCTGCTCTTCTTGCTGCTGGCACTACGCTTTCAGCTATGAAGTACATATTAGATGGACATGGTAACATTGTGTATGCATTAGTCAGGCCACCTGGTCATCATGCTCAGCCTACTCATGGGGATGGATATTGTTTCCTAAACAATGCTGGTCTCGCTATTCAATTAGCATTAGGTTCTGGTCGTACTAAAGTGGCTGTTATTGACATTGATGTTCATTATGGAAATGGGACTGCAGAAGGCTTCTATAACTCGAATGAAGTTCTTACAATTTCACTTCATATGAATCATGGTTCATGGGGTCCATCACATCCACAAAGCGGTAGCATTGATGAGCTCGGTGAAGGGGAGGGGTTGGGATATAATATAAACATACCATTGCCTAATGGAACTGGAGACCATGGATATATGTATGCTGTGGAGGAGCTTATTGTTCCAGCCGTTCAGAACTTTGAACCAGATATGATCATCTTGATTGCTGGACAGGACTCAAGTGCG TTTGACCCAAATGGAAGGCAGTGCTTGTCAATGGATGGATACAGAGCAATAGGAAGAATAGTTGGTGACCTGGCGAAAACACATTGCAATGGCCAACTTCTTATTGTTCAGGAAGGCGGCTATCATGTTACATATTCAGCCTATTGTCTTCATGCGACACTTGAAGGTGTGCTGAATCTTCAAAGTCCTCTATTATCTGATCCTCTCGATCACTACCCCGAGGATGAAGAGTTGACTGAGAAGGTAGTTGATAGTATGAAGAAGTATTATGAAACAAATGTTCCATTTCTAAAGGAAATCACCAAGGAGCAAAATTGA